The following DNA comes from Nocardioides sp. JQ2195.
CTGCGACTCGTGCACGCCGGCCACCGTCTGGCCCAGGTGGTGATGGTGTTGATCGGTTGCCTGGTGACCGGCATCGCGGTCTTCGTCTTCGACGTCGTCCTGGACCGCCCGGCTGCCCTCATCGTCGGGGCGGTCATGGCGGCCGTGGTCGTCTCGGTCCTGGCCGTCCTGCCGCGCGTCGTGGAAGGGCCCCGGACGGACAGCTAGCCGTTCACTCCTCGACCACGTGGACCGCGGCCTCCTCGGCCGAGGCGCCGGCTCCGTCGATGCCCTCGTCCTCGGCGACGAGCTCGGAGTCGACGTCCTCCCCGGAGCCCTCGTCAGGCGCCACCAGGCGGCCGGCGCGGGCCGTGCCCACCTCGCCACCGACGGGGCCGTCCAGGATGTCGGCGTCCCGGGTCTCCTCGACGTCGGCCCACACCTCCGGCTCCTCTTGGTCCAGCCGTT
Coding sequences within:
- a CDS encoding DUF5709 domain-containing protein, which produces MSGDQLQPEDTLDDRGVDDILDEGISPPERPRGVTAKGVTAREELEGETIDERLDQEEPEVWADVEETRDADILDGPVGGEVGTARAGRLVAPDEGSGEDVDSELVAEDEGIDGAGASAEEAAVHVVEE